Genomic DNA from Methylocystis sp. MJC1:
CCGCCCGCCGACGCGCCGCTCATCGCGCCGCTGATCGATCTCCTCGGCTAGAACGCCGACTTGGTATCGCCATGCGGGCGGGCTAACATCCGCTCATGACGGAAATCGATTGGCAAGACCTCGGACATCGCGACGCAGCCGGCCTTGACCGGCGCGACTGCTACAAGCTTGGAAAACGCTTGCGCGAAGCGGTCCCGCGCGAGGCCCTGGCGGAATTCGCGCCCCCTGAAATTCGCGATCCAATCGCGATCATCGCCGAGACGGAACGCCCACGTCTGCAATCCCTGCTGCCCATGCGGCGCGAGGCGATGACGGAATTGGCCTTCGCGTTCCTGCGCGGCGCGGCCGATGTCATGGCCTTCGATCTCGCAAGCCAGCTCACGCCCGGCGTGACCGCGCAGGCTTGCGGCGATTGCCATTTGATGAACTTCGGCGCTTTCTCGTCGCCGGAAGGTAATGTCCTCTTCGACGTCAATGACTTCGACGAGACTCTGCCGCATGTCGACATCATCTTCGACCTGCGCCGCTTGGCGACGAGCGTCGCAGTCGCGGCGCTCGACATGAATTTCTCCAAGAGCGAAGCGCGCCAATTTGCGCGCCGCACGGTCAAGACCTATCGCATTCGCATGCTGGAGCTCGCGGCCATGTCGCCGATCGAGGTCTGGAACGTGCGCGTTCATTTGCGCGACATTGTCAAAGCCCTGCGCGACCGCGTGCTGCACGACAAGCTCAGCGCGGCGATCTATGAGGGAAAAGGCGCGCAGGACCGCATCGACGGCCTGCCGAAAATCGAAAAGGTCGGCGACGGCTGGCGCTTCGTCGAAAAGCCGCCGAAGCTTCAACATCTCGAGTCGATGCGCGACCCCGGCGCGGATGTGGATTTGCCGAAGCTCTTCGAGCGTCTTGTCCAAGATGGTCTACAGGCGCCCTTCGCCACGCTTTTCGAGCGCTATCGGCTGTGCGACACGGCCTTCAAGGCCGTGGGGGTCGGCAGCGTCGGCACTTTCTGCGCGATCGGCCTCTATATGTCGGAGGACGAACAGCCCCTCGCTTTACAGATCAAGGAAGCGCGGCCTTCCGTGCTGGAGCGTTTCGGCCAGGGAGGCTGGAAAGAGTCGCAAGGAAAGCGCGTGACCACGGGACAGCGGGTCATGCAGGCGGCCTCGGATATTTTCCTCGCCCATGCGGAGGAGCCGGAAACCGGCCGGCGCTTCTATATGCGCCATCTCAAGACGCGCCGTCTCGGCTCGATCTCTGAACTGCTGAAGGACGAAGCCTTCCCGCGTTACGCGGAGCTCTGCGGCAGCACGTTGGCGCGCGCCCATGCGCGCTCGTCACGCCCCGCCGTGCTCGCGGGCTATATGGGCAAGGGAGAGGCCTTTGAGGACGCGCTGGCCTCTTTCGCCATGCTCTACGCGAAGCAGACGAAAGACGATTTTGACGCTTATTGCGCCGCGCAGTCCACGTAATCGACTTCCCCTGACAACCACCCGCCGTCATTTGCGAGGAGCAAAGCGACGAAGTAATCCAGGGCCGCCGTAGCTGCCCTGGATTGCTTAGCTTCGCTCGCAATGACGGCCGGGTCTTAATGGTCGCTTCGCCGCAAGAGGAAAACGCTGGCGCTATTCCCGCCGCATCGCGAAGCTCGCGGGGATCGACAGCGTCCAGATCAGCCCGTCCGGCGGGAAGCTCAATGTGCATTCGCCATCGAGCGCCTGCGCGACAAGTTTCTTGACTACCTTATGCCCGAAGCCTTCCTTCGGCGGCGCGACGAGCGGCGGTCCGCCGCTCTCGCGCCATTCGATGTTGAGCCGGTCGCCGTCGAAGTCCCATGTCAGCGAGACGCTTCCCTCCGGCACAGAGAGCGCGCCATAGCTCAGCGCATTGGTGGCAAGTTCATGCAACGCCAGGCCGATGTTCTGCGCAGCCTCCGGCTTGAGATTGATCTTTGGCCCCTCGATCCGCGCATGCTCAGGAAGGTCGTCCTTGGGAACGTCCATGCAATAGGCGAGCTGCGCGTCCACCAATTCGCGCATGGAAGCGCCGCGCCAATCCTGCGAGACGAGAAGGTCATGCGCCATGGAGAGCGCCTGAAGGCGCGCGCTGAACTTGCGCTGGAACTCTTCCACGGATGGAGCGCCCGCCGCCGTCTGCCGCGACATGGCCTGCACGACCGCCAATAAGTTCTTCGAGCGATGCACCAATTCACGCAGCAGCACGCGCACATGCTGCTCGCGCGTCTTACGCTCGGTGATGTCGCGCGCCGTGCCGAGGATGCGCACCGGCCGCCCATTCTCGAAGAAGGTGCGACCGCGGATCGACACCCAGCGCTCGATCTTGTCCTTCACGCCAACGACGCGATATTCGATCTCATAATCGCCTTCGAAGGTGGGATCGAGCGCGAGGCCGACCGCCTCCTTGCTGCGGCGCCTATCCTGCGGATGCAGCGCGTTGCGGAAGACGTCGAAGCTCGGTTCGGTGTCGTCGTGGAGGCCCCAGAGCTGGCGCACGCGGGCGTCGAGATGCACCGCGCCGGTCACGAGATTCCAGTCCCAGACGCCCGTGCGGCCGGCGTCGAGCGCGAGCTGCATGCGCTCGAGCGCATAGGCCTGATCCTTGATCGCGCCGCAGTCCGAAGCCGCGCCGCGCGCCTCGCCGGCGTCCGGGAATGTGTCCGTATCGCTCACGCATCACCTTTCGGAGATGCGGCATTATAGAGGCAGACGGGCGCGGGCGCGAGAGCTTGGGAGGCGGGCGACTGTCATCGCGAGGAGGCGCCGCCCGCTATGAAGTCACATCCGTCATTGCGAGGAGCGCAGCGACGAAGCAATCCCGGGGCGACACCGCGGCCCTGGATTGCTTCGCTTCGCTCGCAATGACGCGCGGCTTTTGAGGTAGGCGTCAAATATCCAACAATTCCGTAGCAAAAGCCGCCTTCTCCTGGATGAAGGCAAAGCGGGCCTCGGGCTTGTTGCCCATCAGCCGTTCGACGCAATCGGCCACCTCCTCGCGCTCCTCGCCGACCAGGATCACCTTGAGCAGCGTGCGCTTGGTCGGGTCCATGGTCG
This window encodes:
- a CDS encoding DUF2252 domain-containing protein; the protein is MTEIDWQDLGHRDAAGLDRRDCYKLGKRLREAVPREALAEFAPPEIRDPIAIIAETERPRLQSLLPMRREAMTELAFAFLRGAADVMAFDLASQLTPGVTAQACGDCHLMNFGAFSSPEGNVLFDVNDFDETLPHVDIIFDLRRLATSVAVAALDMNFSKSEARQFARRTVKTYRIRMLELAAMSPIEVWNVRVHLRDIVKALRDRVLHDKLSAAIYEGKGAQDRIDGLPKIEKVGDGWRFVEKPPKLQHLESMRDPGADVDLPKLFERLVQDGLQAPFATLFERYRLCDTAFKAVGVGSVGTFCAIGLYMSEDEQPLALQIKEARPSVLERFGQGGWKESQGKRVTTGQRVMQAASDIFLAHAEEPETGRRFYMRHLKTRRLGSISELLKDEAFPRYAELCGSTLARAHARSSRPAVLAGYMGKGEAFEDALASFAMLYAKQTKDDFDAYCAAQST
- a CDS encoding sensor histidine kinase, which gives rise to MSDTDTFPDAGEARGAASDCGAIKDQAYALERMQLALDAGRTGVWDWNLVTGAVHLDARVRQLWGLHDDTEPSFDVFRNALHPQDRRRSKEAVGLALDPTFEGDYEIEYRVVGVKDKIERWVSIRGRTFFENGRPVRILGTARDITERKTREQHVRVLLRELVHRSKNLLAVVQAMSRQTAAGAPSVEEFQRKFSARLQALSMAHDLLVSQDWRGASMRELVDAQLAYCMDVPKDDLPEHARIEGPKINLKPEAAQNIGLALHELATNALSYGALSVPEGSVSLTWDFDGDRLNIEWRESGGPPLVAPPKEGFGHKVVKKLVAQALDGECTLSFPPDGLIWTLSIPASFAMRRE